The following is a genomic window from Ethanoligenens harbinense YUAN-3.
GGAAGCGTCCCGCCGGCTGACCGGGCGGGATCCCGCCCGCGCGGTGGAAAAACTGAAGCTGGCGCAAGAACAGGTGCGCGAGGGGCTGCAGGCTATCCGTTCCTCTGTGCGCGTGCTGGAGGACGACAAGCGGCTGCTTGATCCGTTTGACGCGATGGAAACCTTGCTGCGGGACTGCGCCGCCCATACCGGTATCGCTGTCGCCTGCCACATCGACCGCAGTGTTGCTCTTTCCCCGCAGGCAGGGGATATTCTCTATACCTGCTTGCGGGAAGGGCTGACCAACAGCCTGCGTCATGGGCACTGCACGGCGGTGGACTGCGCGCTTGCACGGAAAGACGGCAGCATCCATTTTTCCCTGCGGGACAACGGCACAGGAGCCACTGTCGTAGCGCCCGGCTTCGGTTTGCGCGCCATGCGGTCCCGGCTGGAACAGGCAAACGGCTCGTTGCACATCCAGACCGAGAAGGGAAGAGGATTTTCCATCCGGATCCGGTTGCCGGCCTGATTGGTCTATTTATGCTGTCCACATGGGAGGTTCTATGATACAGGTGCTAATCGCAGATGACCAGACGTTGATGCGAGATGGGTTGAAAACCATTCTCGAACTTGAGCCGGACATTGCCGTGACCGGACTGGCGGCAGACGGAGAGGAAGCCTGTGCCATTTGTGACACGCGAAAACCCGATGTCGTACTGATGGATATCCGCATGCCTGTCATGGATGGCGTGGCAGCCACAGCGGCTATCAAAAAACGGCATCCGTCCATCGCCGTGCTGGTTCTCACCACATTTGACGACGACGAGAGTATTGTGCAGGCACTCAAAAACGGAGCCATCGGTTATCTGCTGAAGGACATTGAGGCCGACCGGCTCATCCAAACCGTTCGTGACGCCGCACAAGGGCAGTTTACATGGCCCGCCATGCTGGCCGCCAAGCTTACGAAGCATCTGTGCGCCAACGTGCCTGCTTTGTCCGGTAGATTGGCGGCATTGACCGGGCGTGAACGCGACGTGGCAAATCTGTTGGCCGGCGGCTATACCAATCGCCGGATTGCCCAGATGCTTTACCTGTCCGAGGGCACGGTGAAAAACCATGTGAGCAGTATTTATTCCAAACTGGGTATTTACGACCGCACTGCCGCCGCGCTGGCTCTGCGGCGGGCGCTTGATAAGTAAAAGCCCCGGTTATACGGAGTGCCGTTATCCGTTTTATCCGGATACTTTGGCGCACAGGGGAACGGCTATGACCGCAGTCATGGGTAAATCATGACTGCGGTTACTGTTTTATAGGCATGTTTTCCGATAAACTGGAAGCATATCGAACGCAAGACAGACCATAACCCACGAAAGGTGTGAAACGATGCAGCCGCTCTCTCCCATCCTGTATTTTCGCCGCAACAAACGGCGATTCTTCGCTTCCGTCACGTCTATCGTCACCGCTATCTGTTTTCTGTACATCATGGAAAGCTTCGTGCACTCCATCATGCAGTCGGTATTGGCCACCGACGGCGCGTATCTGCAAGTTGCCATGGATGTTTTTCCAAGCAGCACCGTTCCGCAGGTGCCTGCCAAGACCATACGGGATCTGGAGAACAACCCACATATCGACCGGCTGATTCCGGTTTCGGAGCAGACCATCAGCTTCAACATTCCCGGTACCTCCAACGGCATCTCGGTCTACGGCGTGAGCAACAGCGATCGCGCCTATTTTCTCTCAAAGTTCGGTATCCATGTTCTGCAAGGCCGCCTACCGCAAAACGGCCGAAACGAAATCGCCGTGGATGAACGCATTGCTCTGAACAACCATCTGCATGTCGGCAGTCATGTGGGATCCGATCTGGACAAGACACAGGATCTGCAAGGCAATTACACGGTGGTTGGCATCCTGCGCGGCAACAGCAGCCTGAGCCTGATGGGTTCCCCATATCCTGAGCAACAGCAAGCCGACCGAGCCGCCCAACTGGCAAACGGTTTTCTGGTCTTTCCCAAAAGCGGACAGATGGCTAAAGCAGAAAAAGCGGTGCAGCCGCTTATCCGCCAGAACCTGATCGCCTGGACACCGTCGCGCGCGGCTGCGGAGTTCGAGGCCACAACGCAGTCGGTCAATATTCTGGACGGGTTCGCGGTGTTGTCCATTTTTGTAATGGTGGTCTGTCTGGTTTGCTCAAAATACGCACAGTATTTTGAGCGGCGCGGCGAATTCGGCGTGCTCAATGCCATGGGCTATACGCGCGGCGATTTGCTGCGCCGCGTGTTTTGGGAAATTACAATCACCAACCTGTTCAGTTTCGCGCTGGGCATGGTGTTTGCGGTCGTGCTCTGCCGCATCGTTACCTACAACGCGTTTGAGCGCATCGGTGGTGTCGGAATTTATCTGTATGGCAAAGCCGCCGTGGTGGCGCTGCTTGCGCCGCTGTTTACCACGCTGTTTACACTGATCCCGGTTTTTCGGCTTATCGGGCGTGTGGACGCAATATCCATCATCGAAAAAAATTAAGGAGGGGCAATATGACCTTTACACTGGAAAACGTCAACCTGATCTACGATATTGAAAAAGAGGTACAGACACTGGCGCTGCGCGATGTGAACCTTACACTCAGCGGCAACAAACTCATCGGCATTTTGGGCCCCTCCGGCAGCGGCAAAAGTTCGCTGCTGTATGCCATGGCCGGCTTGCGCCGCCCAACCAGCGGCAATGTGGCGTATAATGACAGAACCTATGGGTCGCTCAGTGCGCCCGCGCTGGCTACGCTGCGGCGCAAAGAATTTGGTTTTGTATTCCAGCGCCATTTTCTCATCAACTATATGACCGTGCTTGAAAACCTGCTCACACCACTGAATAAAAACACCGGGCCGGTGAGGGAAAAAGCGCTTTCGCTGCTGGAACGGCTGGGCATTGTCCACGCGGCAGGCAAACGCCCCTACCAGCTCTCGGGCGGGCAGCGTCAGCGTGCCGCCATCGCCCGCGCCCTAATGAACGACCCGCAAGTGATTTTCGGCGACGAACCCACCGCTGCCCTTGACCATCAGAGCGCTCGCGAGGTCATGTCTTTGCTGGAGGAGTACACCGCCCATGCCATGGTCATTATCGTCACGCACGACGAAAGCATCCTCGAAAACGCGGACACCATTATCCGCATCTGGGATGGTTCGATCGCCGAAATCGCTTCCCCGAAAGCGGAGGGACAGCCATGAAGCCGCTTTCCCCGCTGCTTTATCTGAAAAATAACGTCAAATCCGCACTCACCGTCTTCTTTGCGATGGTGATCGGTGTGTTTCTGTTCAGTTTCTACGGACTGTTCAGCGCCACCACCACGGAAGCATCGTTAGACGGCACGCTGAACCTGATGAAAACCGGCACGGAAGTCTATTCCACAGACAATACGGTGCTGCCAGCCGCCTTTTTGCAGAAACTGGATGAACAAAAAGACGCGGACCCTCTGCCGGTGCGCAACAACCTCAGCGGCGGCCTGCTTTACAAACGCGGCATGTCCAGCAATAGCATCACCATTTTCAATATGTACGCCGCCGATGCCGCAACGCTTCTGAACACCTATCATATGCGCATGGTTCAGGGCCGGATGCCGCGCGATAACGCACATGAGATTCTCGTTACGCGTGACTTCGCGCTGCAAAACGGCTTGAAAGTGGGCGACGCCGTGGGTACCGAGGTGGCGGACAAATACCAGTTGCCCGGGCGCTACACCATCACCGGCCTGCTGGAAGGCCCGCTCGTATTTGCGGTAGCCTGCCAGCCGGGCAATATTACGCGCGACCAGATGCGGCAGTATTCGCTCATCTACCGCATCGACCATATGTCCGTCCAGACGCAGAAAGCACTGAAAGCGCTGCTGCCCAAAAAGGTCATGGTGTTGGATTATGATACGTTTTCCAATCAGCTTTATGGGCAGTTGCAGATGATGCAGACGCTCGCCGTTATCATCACTGTGATAATGGTGGTGATCCTGTGCATCGCGCTGGGCAATCTCAATGTCATCACGTTCGCCACCCGCCAGGAGGAATTCGCCATCCTGCATGCGATAGGCTATTCCAAGCAGCGGTTGGTGCGCAAACTGTGGGAAGAGACCGTGCTGACCTGCTTCCTTGGTTACACGGCGGGGTCGTTGCTCACACCGTTGGTGGCGTGGCTGCTCAACCAGACGGTCTATGACCCGCAAGGAGCGCCATTGTTGCTTTTTAATGCGCAGGGAACCCTGGCGGCGTTGGCCATCCCTCTGTTTGTTTCGGCCTTCAGTATTTTGCCAGGCGTTTTACACAATTTTTCCAGGCACGCGGATTTCAGTGTGTGATTGCAGAACCGATTCATGTGAAACAGACGGCCGCGTGCAAATGCATGCCTTTTACCGGTTCGGCTGCTCGCTTGTCACCGTTTAGGGGCTTCTTGTCCGATACAGTATTAACAAAAAAAGAGCAGGGTACGGCTTGATACCCTGCTCTTTTGCTTTTGCTTTTGATTTTGGTTTGCTGCCGTATGGATGCGGATGCGCCAGACTCAGAGTTTTTTGAGCCTGGCAAAGTTGGCCATCAGTTTTTTTGTGCCGCAGGTGTCGAATGCAATCTCGAGCAGCGTGTCGCCGCCCATTGTTTTGGCGGAAAGCACCATCCCGCGGCCGAACGTGCCGTGTCCCACGGTATCGCCCGGAGCAAACACGGCCTTGGACTGCACCGGGCGGGATACGCCGGGGCGTTCGAGCCGGATCGGTGCGGCCGGCGCGGCGCGGCGCGGCTGGGGGCGCTCGAAATGCGGGCGCATGTCCTGCGCGTCCTTGAGATTGTTCGGGATCTCATCCAGGAAACGGGATGGGCGGTTGCGCACGGTGGCGCCAAAGAGCATGCGCGAGCCCGCGCAGGTAAGGTTCAGTTTGCGCTTGGCGCGCGTGATGCCCACATAAGCGAGGCGACGCTCCTCCTCAAGCTGCTCGGGATAGATCATAACGCTCTGGCCGGGAAAAACGCCTTCCTCCATCCCCGCAATGAATACGGCGGGGAATTCCAGCCCTTTGGCGGCATGGATGGTCATCATCACCACGGTATCCGCCTGCCCGTCGTAATTGTCGATGTCCGTCATCAGGGCCGCTTCTTCCAAAAAGCCTTCCAGGGTCGGCTCGTCGGCGTTTTTCTCATAGTCGGCGGCGTTGGAGATGAGGGTACTCAGGTTTTCCTTGCGGCTTTTGGCTTCCTCGTCGTCTCCCAATGAGGCGAGGTAGCCGCTTTCTTCCATCACGGTGCGAATGAGCTCATGCGGCAGTATCTCGGTGCGCAGCTCCCGCATGTGTTCCATGAAATGCATAAACGATTCGATGCGCGCGGTTTTTTTGGAGAAATATTCGTATTCCTGACAGTGCAGAAACACCTCGTAGAGTGTCTGCCCCGTCTGCTCGGCGATCTGCTGCACGGCGGCCATGGTTGCGCTGCCGATGCTGCGCTTGGGCGCGTTGACGATCCTCGTGAAATGCAGATTGTCTCCCGGGTTGTTGATGACACAGAGATAGGCCATCAGGTCCCGGATCTCCATGCGGTCGTAGAAACGGTGTCCGCCAATGATGCGGTAGGGGATACCCATCCGTACGAATGCCTTTTCGATGGGGCCGGACTGCGCGTTCATCCGGTAGATTACGGCCTGGTCGGCAAACTTCATGCCGTCTTTCACGTTTTCCAGAATGGTGTTGGCGATGAAGAGCGCCTCGGTGGCCTCGTCTTCAAAGCGGCGGACTTTCACCGGGTCTCCGTCGGGGTTTTCCGTCCAGAGTTTTTTGCTCTTGCGGCCGGTGTTGTTGGCGATGACGGCGTTGGCCACGCCCAGGATGGCGGAGGTGGAGCGGTAGTTCTGTTCCAGCTTGATTACCCGTGCATGCTTAAACTGCTTTTCAAAGCTGAGGATGTTTTCAATGGTGGCGCCGCGGAATTTATAGATGCTCTGGTCATCGTCGCCCACCACGCAGAGGTTCTGGTGCCCGCCGGCGAGCAGACTGATAAGCTGGTACTGCACGGGATTGGTATCCTGATATTCGTCCACCAGCACATAACGGAAGCGTCTTGCGTAATGATCGAGCACATCGGGATTTTTCTCAAAGAGCATGACGGTCAGGCGCAGCATATCGTCGAAATCGAGCGCGTTGGCCTGCCGCAGCGCCTGCTGGTATTTATAGTAGACGCTGGCGATTTTCTGAAGACGGTAATCCCCGCTCGCGGCCGCTTCGAATGCGGCGGGGCTCATGTTCTGCTCCTTGGCGCGGCTGATGGCGGGCAGCGCCGTTTTATTGGCGAAATTGCGGTCGTCCCCGGCGACGTCACGGCAGCATTCGCGCAGTACGCGCAGGCTGTCGTCGGTGTCGTAGATGGTGAACGAGCGCGAATAGCCGAGCTCCAGCTTGTCAATTTCCCGCCGCAGAATGCGGGAGCAGGCGGAGTGGAACGTGCACGCCCAGATGTCGAGCGCCTGCTCGCCCAGCATCTGCTCCAGGCGGCTTTTCATTTCGCCTGCGGCCTTGTTGGTAAACGTGATGGCCAACAGCGCCCAGGAAGGCGGCGCATCTACCGCCAGCAGTTCACGCAAACGCTCGTCGCCAAACGACCTTTGCGCCAGGCAGTTTTGCAGATAGGACAGGTCCTCTGCGGTCAAACCGGATGGGACGGCATCGCTTTCATACGCCGCGCCATATTTCAGAATGCAGGCAACGCGGTTTACCAGCACCGTGGTCTTTCCGCTGCCGGCCCCGGCCAGAACCAGAAGCGGCCCTTGTGTTGCAAGGACCGCCTGCCGCTGCCGGTCGTTCATGCGGGAAAATTCCGCCTCTATGATCTTTTTGCGTAACGCAAGGAATTCGCTGTGCATATCCATGTTTCGATTACTCCTGCCAAGCACGATCTTTTCTGCAGGCTGCGCACAGAGCCGCAACATACAATACTCTCTATTTTATGCTTTTTTCCGGTAAAAATCAAACCCGCACAGGCTCAAAAGCAAAAGATTTTCGTCTGGGTGTCCGCGCCCAAATACCGCTGCAGGATGTCCCCCACAAGATTGGCGGCGATGAGCGGCCTGCTATAAGGCGTATTTACGGCGTTTCCGCGCGCGTCGGGTTCTAATCGTCGTTTCTTGCCCCGGGGCAGGACGGAGCAAACGGGCAGTCCGCGCAGTCCGGCCGTTTCCGGCAGACGGTAGCTGCGTGGCGCACGATGAGTGCATGGTATTCGTTATAGAGTGCCGGGTCCCGGGGAAGATTTTCTTCAAAGAAGCGGCGGAACACCTCGTATTCGGACGGTACGGCGAATCCCAGACGCGCAAACACGCGCCGCGTATAGGCGTCGATGACGAAAACCGGTTTTTGGAGGGCATACAGCAGGATGGAATCGGCGGTTTCCCGTCCCACGCCTTTGAGGGCGAGCAATTCCATGCGCAAGGTATCCGTTCCCTGCGCTCTGGCGGTTTCGATGTCGTACCGGTAGCGTGCGTACCACCCGGTCAGCGTTTTCAGACGCGCGGCTTTTTGCCGGAAAAAGCCGCTGGGGCGAATGATCTCCTCCAGTTCGCCGTCGGAGATTTCCGTTACGAATGCGGGCGTGAGTTTTTCACCAAAATTTGCGATGGCTTTTTTCACATTTGCCCAGGCGGTGTTTTGGGTCAGGATAGCGCCAACCATCATTTCATAAGGCGATTCCGCGGGCCACCAGTGCTGCGGGCCATAGTGCCGGAAAAGCAGACGGTACAGTGTGTGTAATTCCATGTGATCCCCTCCCTGCCTGTCCAGTATAGCGGGGGGGCGGGGTTTCTGGCAAGCTTTTAAAAAGCGGCATGGTTGCAGATTCAACGTTTCAAGAAGCTTCACGCGCTTTTCACAGATTCTTCACAATTCTTCCATATACTAAGAATTGGTTTTGCAAGTATTTGCGCGGATTCCAGCGTAAAAAACGGGGGAGTATTACATGAAAAAACCTTGGGGCACCAAAAAAGCGCCCGGCGGCGCCGTGCCGCAGCCTGTTGTGCAGGCGGGCAGGACCAAATGGTATCGGAAGACCTGGTTCCGGATCACGGCTGTGGTGGTGGTGGTGGCCGTTGTGGGCGGCGGTTTCGCCATTTACCATGTTATGGCTTCGAACAACATGCCCACCTCCACGACGACGTTTCGACTCATGCAGGCGCGGACCGGATCGGTGGAAAAGACCGTTTCCGGTACCGGCACGGTTTCCAATTCCGCGGAGGAAACGCTCACGGCGCCGGATGCTGGCACGGTGGACAGCGTTTCCGTTAAAGACGGCGATACGGTGAAGCAGGGGCAGGTACTTGCGCACATCAACAGCCCCACGGCGCAGCAGACGCTTGAATCCAAACAGACAGCGCTGACACAGGCGCAGAACACGCTGGCGAGCGCGCAGGCTTCGTTGAGCAATCTGTACATCACCGCTCCGCTGGCAGGCCGCATCAAAGCGGTGCAGGTATCCGCCGGGGACACATCTTCGACCGTCAATGCGCTGGGTTTCCTGTGCTATCTTTCCACCAGCCGCTCCATGACGCTGACGATTTCCGGCGCGCAGACATCGGTGACCAATAACGAAGGGGTCAACGTAACGCTGAGTGACGGCAGCACGGTCGCCGGCACGGTGACCGGCGTGAGCGGCGGGCAGAGCAGTTCCAGCGTGACGGTTACCATCGGCACCGACACCCCCGCCGTGGGTTCCACTGCCACGGTAACAACGACGGACGGCAAAACGGTGGGCAGCGGCACGCTGGCGCTCGTCAACTATTATAAGATCACATCGTCCGGCGCTTCCTCCGTTTCCACGGGGTCGAGCAGCGGGTCCAGCGGCAGCTACGGCAGTGGTTCCGGCAGCACCGGGTCCAGCAGTTCGGGGACGATCACCAATGTGTATGTAGCGGAAAACCAGATGGTGAGTAAGACGCAGAACCTCTTTAAGTTGGACGGCACGTCGCTGAACAGCACAATCACTGCCGACCAGCAGGCGGTGACGAACGCGCAGAACGACCTCGCTTCGGCACAGGCCGCAGTGGATGCCAACAACATCACCAGTCCGGTCAACGGCACGGTGACGGCGGTGGATGTAAAAGTGGGCGACAGTGTGGCCAGCGGCGGCAATGTCGTGGGTGTGATCGACCCCACCCAGATGCAGACGCAGGTGACGGTGAATGAGTCCGATATCGACAGCGTGAAGACGGGGCAGACCGTGCATGTCACGCTCAGCGCCCTTTCGGGCACGGCGTATACCGGCACCGTGACGGATGTCAACACCATCGGGACCAATTCCAACGGTGTGGCCACGTTCAACGTTACGATCGGCATCAGCAACCCGACCAACATTCTGGTGGGCATGTCCACCAATGTGGAGATCGTGACCCAGAGCGTACAGAACGTCGTGACCGTGCCCGCGGCTGCCATTCTGGAAAAACGGGGCAGCACGGGCTATGTCATCCCGGCTTCGAGCGTGACGGACTCAAGCGGCAAATCCAAGACCCTGAACAACATCAACACGATGCAGTTGGTGCAGAAATACGGGAAGGAAGTTACCATTGGACTTTCTACCACCAGCACGGTGGAGATCAAGAGCGGCCTGAGTGACGGTGACCGCGTTGCGGAACCCGTTACCATCAATCTGGCGGCAATCAAGAGCCTGACCAGCGGTTCTACCTCCAGCCTGAGCACCCTGCTCGGCGGTGGCATGGGCGGATATGGCGGCGGCATGGGTGGCGGCATGGGCGGCGGCACGGGCGGCTATACACGCCGTAGCACGGGTGGCACCGGAAACACCGTCGGCGGCGGCACCACGTCCGGAGGGACAACGACCGGCGGCACCACTTCCGGCAGCACTGCCAGGACAACAACCGGCGGGGGGAACAACGGATGACAGCCTGCACGAATCATCGCGGCGTGACCGCGGATAGGGAGGGATCGCAGTGGCGGCTATCATAGAGATTGAACACCTTGTAAAATCCTATGTGATCGGCGACAATGTGGTGCATGCCCTGAACGATGTTTCCCTGTCGGTGTCGGAGCGGGAGTTTGTCGCCATCGTCGGCCCGTCCGGCTCGGGCAAATCCACGCTGATGAACATCATTGGCTGCCTGGATATTGCAACGTCTGGCAGTTATAAACTCAGGGGACAGGAGATCAGCCTGTATACGGAGGACGAACTGTCCGAATTCCGCAACCGGATGATCGGGTTCATTTTTCAGCGCTTCAATCTGCTCAACAAACTCAATGCGGTGGAAAACGTAGAACTGCCGCTGGTCTATCAGGGTATTTCGTCCAAAGAGCGGCGTGAGCGCGCGGTGGCCGCGCTGGAGAAGGTGCGCCTGGCCAACCGCATGCTGCACACCCCGATGGAACTTTCCGGCGGCCAGCAGCAGCGTGTTGCCATTGCGCGGGCACTCATCACCGATCCTCCGGTCATTCTCGCGGACGAACCCACCGGCAATCTGGACAGCACCACCGGTAAGGAAGTCATGCAGATTCTGCAGGGGCTTGGCAGCGCCGGGCACACCATCGTCCTCATCACTCATGATATGAACATTGCCAAACAGGCGCGCCGCATCGTCCGCATTTCGGATGGCCGGCTGGTTTCAGATGAGGAGGTGAGCCGGTCATGAGATTTTCACAGGCGCTGCGTATGGCGTTCAAGGCCATCGCTTCCAACAAAATGCGTTCCTTTCTCACGATGCTGGGTATTGTCATCGGTATTTCATCGGTCATCATCATGCTGGCAGTAGGCAACGGTTCCAAACAGGCGATCACCAGTTCCATCGAGGGGATGGGCACCAACTTGTTGACATTGTCGCTGACAGGGACCAAAACGACAACGCTCACAAGCAGTGATATCTCAACCCTTACCAAAAGCAAGAACATTGCCAATGTCGCATCGGACCTAACAGGGACCGCCACGGTCAAATCCGGCGATGAAAATGAGACCGCCAGCGTGGAGGGTACGGTTCCCAGTTATTCCGATGTGCGTGATGTCACGGTGGCCTACGGCCGGTTCATCACACAGGATGACGTGGATAACCACTATCAGGTTCTGGACATCGGGCCGGAAGTGATCCAAAACGTTTATCCGAATCTGAGCGTCAAACAGTATCAGTCACTGGTTGGGCAGACGATTCAGGTGAACGGCGCGAATTTCCTGATCGTCGGCATTCTGGAGAGCAAGGGAACGTCCACCACGGGGTCAAGCGACAATCGGGTCATCATGCCTGTGACGACCGCCGAGCGCCTGGAAGGCACGACGAGCGTGCGGACCTATTATGTGGAGGCCGCGTCCGCAGGCAAGATCGACGACGCGACCACCGACCTCAATAACTTGATGTATGATAAATTCTCGGGCGACACCACCCAATATCGGGTGCTGAGTGAGAGCGAACTGCTGCAGACCTCCACCCAGACCACCTCTACCATGACGAATATGCTGACGGCGGTAGCGGCCATCTCGCTGGTTGTCGGCGGTATCGGCATTATGAACATCATGCTGGTATCCGTGGTGGAGCGCACAAGGGAGATCGGCATCCGCAAAGCCATCGGCGCCAAGCGGCGGGATATCATGCTTCAGTTCCTCATTGAGGCAGTGGTGCTCAGTTGTCTCAGCGGCGCCATCGGTGTTATCATCGGCGTGGTTGCCTGCCTGATTATGCCGCAGTTTACCAAACAGGCAATGGTCATGTCCGGTGGAGTAATGCTGATTGCGTTCCTGTTTTCGGTGGCGGTGGGCATTGCCTTCGGTCTGTATCCTGCCGCAAAAGCTTCCAAGCTGCGCCCCATCGATGCGTTGCGGTATGAATGATCCGGTTTTTGCTCACCCTTCCGCGCGGTGCGCGGTGCAGATATGCTTTTTGCAAAGGAGTTATCTATGAAATCATTCCGTTTGGCTGCTGTTGTCGCTGTTACGGTCTCGACCGCCGTGCTGTTGGTCACGCTTTCCGGGTGCAGTAAAAAAGCATCGGCTTCCACAGCTTCGGGTACCGGCGCAACGTCCGGGCAAAACGCTCGCGGCAACTTTGGAAACATGGAACAGCGCGTAAAGGATGGTTTGTCCGAGTTGGTTTCCGCGGGCACCATCACGCAGGCGCAGGCTGACAAGATCCAGACCGCGCTGACCCAGAACCTTGGCCAGCGCATGCAGAATGCCAGCGGTGCAGGCGCCCCTTCGGGGAGTGGCAGCCGCCCGCAGTGGAATGGCAGCGGGCCCAGTGGTTCGGGTGAACCCAACGGCAGCGGCAGGGGCGAACGTCAGTCGCAGTTGCTGGATTCGCTGG
Proteins encoded in this region:
- a CDS encoding efflux RND transporter periplasmic adaptor subunit; the protein is MKKPWGTKKAPGGAVPQPVVQAGRTKWYRKTWFRITAVVVVVAVVGGGFAIYHVMASNNMPTSTTTFRLMQARTGSVEKTVSGTGTVSNSAEETLTAPDAGTVDSVSVKDGDTVKQGQVLAHINSPTAQQTLESKQTALTQAQNTLASAQASLSNLYITAPLAGRIKAVQVSAGDTSSTVNALGFLCYLSTSRSMTLTISGAQTSVTNNEGVNVTLSDGSTVAGTVTGVSGGQSSSSVTVTIGTDTPAVGSTATVTTTDGKTVGSGTLALVNYYKITSSGASSVSTGSSSGSSGSYGSGSGSTGSSSSGTITNVYVAENQMVSKTQNLFKLDGTSLNSTITADQQAVTNAQNDLASAQAAVDANNITSPVNGTVTAVDVKVGDSVASGGNVVGVIDPTQMQTQVTVNESDIDSVKTGQTVHVTLSALSGTAYTGTVTDVNTIGTNSNGVATFNVTIGISNPTNILVGMSTNVEIVTQSVQNVVTVPAAAILEKRGSTGYVIPASSVTDSSGKSKTLNNINTMQLVQKYGKEVTIGLSTTSTVEIKSGLSDGDRVAEPVTINLAAIKSLTSGSTSSLSTLLGGGMGGYGGGMGGGMGGGTGGYTRRSTGGTGNTVGGGTTSGGTTTGGTTSGSTARTTTGGGNNG
- a CDS encoding ABC transporter ATP-binding protein, with translation MTFTLENVNLIYDIEKEVQTLALRDVNLTLSGNKLIGILGPSGSGKSSLLYAMAGLRRPTSGNVAYNDRTYGSLSAPALATLRRKEFGFVFQRHFLINYMTVLENLLTPLNKNTGPVREKALSLLERLGIVHAAGKRPYQLSGGQRQRAAIARALMNDPQVIFGDEPTAALDHQSAREVMSLLEEYTAHAMVIIVTHDESILENADTIIRIWDGSIAEIASPKAEGQP
- a CDS encoding response regulator; amino-acid sequence: MIQVLIADDQTLMRDGLKTILELEPDIAVTGLAADGEEACAICDTRKPDVVLMDIRMPVMDGVAATAAIKKRHPSIAVLVLTTFDDDESIVQALKNGAIGYLLKDIEADRLIQTVRDAAQGQFTWPAMLAAKLTKHLCANVPALSGRLAALTGRERDVANLLAGGYTNRRIAQMLYLSEGTVKNHVSSIYSKLGIYDRTAAALALRRALDK
- a CDS encoding ABC transporter permease, with product MQPLSPILYFRRNKRRFFASVTSIVTAICFLYIMESFVHSIMQSVLATDGAYLQVAMDVFPSSTVPQVPAKTIRDLENNPHIDRLIPVSEQTISFNIPGTSNGISVYGVSNSDRAYFLSKFGIHVLQGRLPQNGRNEIAVDERIALNNHLHVGSHVGSDLDKTQDLQGNYTVVGILRGNSSLSLMGSPYPEQQQADRAAQLANGFLVFPKSGQMAKAEKAVQPLIRQNLIAWTPSRAAAEFEATTQSVNILDGFAVLSIFVMVVCLVCSKYAQYFERRGEFGVLNAMGYTRGDLLRRVFWEITITNLFSFALGMVFAVVLCRIVTYNAFERIGGVGIYLYGKAAVVALLAPLFTTLFTLIPVFRLIGRVDAISIIEKN
- a CDS encoding sensor histidine kinase, whose product is MVEKVQAQARRRELEAVYEQAVQASAVNERNRIAREIHDTVGHTLTTVLVELEASRRLTGRDPARAVEKLKLAQEQVREGLQAIRSSVRVLEDDKRLLDPFDAMETLLRDCAAHTGIAVACHIDRSVALSPQAGDILYTCLREGLTNSLRHGHCTAVDCALARKDGSIHFSLRDNGTGATVVAPGFGLRAMRSRLEQANGSLHIQTEKGRGFSIRIRLPA
- a CDS encoding ABC transporter permease; amino-acid sequence: MKPLSPLLYLKNNVKSALTVFFAMVIGVFLFSFYGLFSATTTEASLDGTLNLMKTGTEVYSTDNTVLPAAFLQKLDEQKDADPLPVRNNLSGGLLYKRGMSSNSITIFNMYAADAATLLNTYHMRMVQGRMPRDNAHEILVTRDFALQNGLKVGDAVGTEVADKYQLPGRYTITGLLEGPLVFAVACQPGNITRDQMRQYSLIYRIDHMSVQTQKALKALLPKKVMVLDYDTFSNQLYGQLQMMQTLAVIITVIMVVILCIALGNLNVITFATRQEEFAILHAIGYSKQRLVRKLWEETVLTCFLGYTAGSLLTPLVAWLLNQTVYDPQGAPLLLFNAQGTLAALAIPLFVSAFSILPGVLHNFSRHADFSV
- a CDS encoding endonuclease III domain-containing protein, with the protein product MELHTLYRLLFRHYGPQHWWPAESPYEMMVGAILTQNTAWANVKKAIANFGEKLTPAFVTEISDGELEEIIRPSGFFRQKAARLKTLTGWYARYRYDIETARAQGTDTLRMELLALKGVGRETADSILLYALQKPVFVIDAYTRRVFARLGFAVPSEYEVFRRFFEENLPRDPALYNEYHALIVRHAATVCRKRPDCADCPFAPSCPGARNDD
- a CDS encoding ATP-dependent helicase encodes the protein MDMHSEFLALRKKIIEAEFSRMNDRQRQAVLATQGPLLVLAGAGSGKTTVLVNRVACILKYGAAYESDAVPSGLTAEDLSYLQNCLAQRSFGDERLRELLAVDAPPSWALLAITFTNKAAGEMKSRLEQMLGEQALDIWACTFHSACSRILRREIDKLELGYSRSFTIYDTDDSLRVLRECCRDVAGDDRNFANKTALPAISRAKEQNMSPAAFEAAASGDYRLQKIASVYYKYQQALRQANALDFDDMLRLTVMLFEKNPDVLDHYARRFRYVLVDEYQDTNPVQYQLISLLAGGHQNLCVVGDDDQSIYKFRGATIENILSFEKQFKHARVIKLEQNYRSTSAILGVANAVIANNTGRKSKKLWTENPDGDPVKVRRFEDEATEALFIANTILENVKDGMKFADQAVIYRMNAQSGPIEKAFVRMGIPYRIIGGHRFYDRMEIRDLMAYLCVINNPGDNLHFTRIVNAPKRSIGSATMAAVQQIAEQTGQTLYEVFLHCQEYEYFSKKTARIESFMHFMEHMRELRTEILPHELIRTVMEESGYLASLGDDEEAKSRKENLSTLISNAADYEKNADEPTLEGFLEEAALMTDIDNYDGQADTVVMMTIHAAKGLEFPAVFIAGMEEGVFPGQSVMIYPEQLEEERRLAYVGITRAKRKLNLTCAGSRMLFGATVRNRPSRFLDEIPNNLKDAQDMRPHFERPQPRRAAPAAPIRLERPGVSRPVQSKAVFAPGDTVGHGTFGRGMVLSAKTMGGDTLLEIAFDTCGTKKLMANFARLKKL